The genomic window GGTCAAAACTGCCGTTGAAGGAATGCGGGATGATGCCCGGCGGCAGATGGATCAGGCGTCGTCCCAAATCGTGAAGATTGCGGAAGAAGGGGCTGCCGTGGGCAAGACCGCTTCCGATGTCATTTCCCTGATGCAGGATCTGGAGAAAAAGCGGGAAGCATCTGGGGACGACGCGGCATGGGAGCAAATCCTCAGGCAGGTCTCCTGGCCTCGCAAGCCCTCCGGAAAAGGCGCAAACCAGGAAATCGGGGAAGCGTACACGGAATTCCGGACGGCGTGCGCCCAATTCCTTACCGCAGGAGAAGGGTTGCAGCATCAAGCCGATCTTGAGATGATGGTGGATTTCCTTTCCCGCTACGAAGAGGCGTTCCAACGCACCAAGCGGAGTACGGGAGTGCTGACGTTCCGGGATGTCGCAGCCCTTGCCATCGAACTGCTCACGACCCAACCGGCGTTGCGGCGTTCCTACGTCCACCGGTTCAAGGCCATCATGATCGATGAGTTCCAGGATGACAACGAACAGCAGAAACAGTTGTTGTACCTGCTCTCCGCGAAAGACTCGTTCGACGGGGTGGGGATTCCCTCCGCGGCGGATATTCTGGACGACCGCTTGTTCTTCGTCGGGGATGAGAAGCAGTCCATCTACCAGTTCCGGGGCGCCGATGTGGCGGTGTTCAAGCGATTGTCCGAGGAACTCGGGTCGGGACCGGCCATCCAATTGTCCACCAACTACCGCACCGAGCCAGGGTTGATCGACCTGTTCTCCACATTGTTCTCCCAGGTGATGCGTCCCAGTGAAAACCTGTATGAGGCGGCCTTCTCCTCCCTGAAGGGAAGAGCTCCGACGCCAGGGGTGCAGGGAAGCCTTACCGTGATGATCAAACCGGAGGATTCGGGAGAGAAGAATGATGACGAGGAAGCGCAGAACGCTGACTGTGAGGCGTATGCCGTGGCAGAGCGGATCCACCAGATGCTCACTACCGACCTTGCCTTGATCCCTGATGGGAACGGAGGTGTTCGGCGTCCGCTTCCCCATGACATCGCCCTGCTGCTTCGGACCGGCACCCACCAGATGAGTTTCGAGCGGGCGTTCAAGGCATGGAACATTCCGTACACCATGTCCAAGGTGTCCCGTTCGTTGATGTTGGAGGCGCCGTCCAATGACATGTATGCATTGCTGCAGTGTCTCGTCTATCCGGAGGACCGCATCGCGTTCCTCTCCGTGCTCCGCAGCCCGTTCTGCCCGCTTTCCGATCATGAGGTGTTCCAGGTGATGGATGATCCGAAGATGGCGTTCGACGCGACGGTCCTGCCGGACAACCCGGGCTACCAGGAGTGTTGCCGGCGGTACCAGGAAACAAAGGAGTTCGCCCGATCTTCGACGCTTCCCGCGTTGATCCAGCATCTGTGGTTCGATCTCGGCTATCGATCCTACTATCTGGAGCATCCTGGCTACCACGCCTATCTGGATCATTACGACTATCTGTACCGTCTTGCGGAACAGGCTCAGGCCAACGGAGAGTCGCTGGCGACGTTCCTGGATGATCTCAGGCCGTTTTTGGGGACGTCTGACGCGATGAATACGGATGGCAGCGAGGTGCTCACCGAGGGGAAGGAAGGAGTCCAGATCATGACGGTCCACGGGGCGAAGGGACTGGAATTCCCCATCGTCTTCGTCTCCTGTTTCTCCGATGGCGCCAATCGGAAGGAGGGGGATTACTTTACCGTGGGATCGGAATGTGTGCCGTACTATGATGCCATTCCGGAGCGGTATGAAGGTGTGGGGACGCTGTTCCGGGACAAGGAGCAGGAAGAAGCGGAGCGGACCGCGGAGACCAAGCGTATCCTGTACGTGGCGATGACTCGTGCCGAGTATCATCTGGTCTGCAGTGGTTTTCATGGGAACCGGGCACAGAAAGGAAACACGTTGGAGTGGTTGGAAGCGGGATACGGCATCACCTACGA from Sphaerochaeta sp. includes these protein-coding regions:
- a CDS encoding UvrD-helicase domain-containing protein gives rise to the protein MNTIEELAGLIGKRLDPDQMRAVTTLGGNLVVSAGAGSGKTTVLSFRYLNLLLHGVHADEILALTFTEKATLEMQSRIGALVKRFSTDTRLDEETRRLFLTEWNDHFPKASISTLDGFSSKILRSDPYRYGLTADYVPEAEWGGQNEQEARLLARSMLSAVATDAGARLFASRYKPQAAVDLLVTLALRSFHLPHRIPQDLTLQVKTAVEGMRDDARRQMDQASSQIVKIAEEGAAVGKTASDVISLMQDLEKKREASGDDAAWEQILRQVSWPRKPSGKGANQEIGEAYTEFRTACAQFLTAGEGLQHQADLEMMVDFLSRYEEAFQRTKRSTGVLTFRDVAALAIELLTTQPALRRSYVHRFKAIMIDEFQDDNEQQKQLLYLLSAKDSFDGVGIPSAADILDDRLFFVGDEKQSIYQFRGADVAVFKRLSEELGSGPAIQLSTNYRTEPGLIDLFSTLFSQVMRPSENLYEAAFSSLKGRAPTPGVQGSLTVMIKPEDSGEKNDDEEAQNADCEAYAVAERIHQMLTTDLALIPDGNGGVRRPLPHDIALLLRTGTHQMSFERAFKAWNIPYTMSKVSRSLMLEAPSNDMYALLQCLVYPEDRIAFLSVLRSPFCPLSDHEVFQVMDDPKMAFDATVLPDNPGYQECCRRYQETKEFARSSTLPALIQHLWFDLGYRSYYLEHPGYHAYLDHYDYLYRLAEQAQANGESLATFLDDLRPFLGTSDAMNTDGSEVLTEGKEGVQIMTVHGAKGLEFPIVFVSCFSDGANRKEGDYFTVGSECVPYYDAIPERYEGVGTLFRDKEQEEAERTAETKRILYVAMTRAEYHLVCSGFHGNRAQKGNTLEWLEAGYGITYDEQAKAYRCATSGVNVQVISPVTPQQLFVDRNVAPLRPEIAAFYQGSHPDLVPARQYVAATQFAPEAPHTASAVPFPPLASDSVLQDALERHPDAITLWGTFVHNLVEARMRDPSAPALPLLPPGLAELDEKSWNLLVSDGERLCGAFLAQPWYLSEVAPYPVETEVRFFSHETMDGEAVVVEGAVDVLVHRPDHLLVLDFKTDRLDDAVVHAGQLGLYRRAMERVYHQKVRTAIVYLRDSASPRWIEGEAE